A genomic region of Phragmites australis chromosome 2, lpPhrAust1.1, whole genome shotgun sequence contains the following coding sequences:
- the LOC133908453 gene encoding protein DEHYDRATION-INDUCED 19 homolog 3-like produces the protein MDSEHWISRLAAAKRFYAAQLGHVDDMPGMEEVEMELEDDGDMEMEMALELGEATWPDVACPYCYEDHDVASLCIHLEEDHPYEPHAAPCPICSQKITRDMLNHITMQHGYLFKNGHRSRRFIIPESHAISLLSRDLRGTHLQALLGDGHSRRSSNTATTNISNDPLLSSFGLSFATSDALEPSKAPSSIPDAASVRKETPTQPWESSIDSSLTCEEREQKRKQATDRATFVQGLVLSTLFGD, from the exons ATGGACTCGGAGCACTGGATCTCGCGCCTGGCCGCCGCCAAGCGGTTCTACGCGGCGCAGCTCGGCCACGTCGACG ATATGCCGGGGATGGAGGAAGTCGAGATGGAGCTGGAGGACGACGGGgacatggagatggagatggcgCTGGAGCTGGGGGAGGCGACGTGGCCGGATGTGGCCTGCCCCTACTGCTACGAGGACCACGACGTCGCGTCCTTGTGCATCCACCTCGAGGAGGACCACCCCTACGAGCCCCACGCCGCG CCCTGCCCCATTTGCTCCCAAAAGATTACAAGAGATATGCTCAACCATATCACCATGCAACATGGTTACTTGTTCAag AATGGTCACAGGTCTCGCAGATTTATCATTCCTGAGAGCCATGCAATTTCTTTACTGAGCCGAGATCTACGCGGTACTCATTTACAGGCTCTTCTAGGGGATGGTCATAGCCGCAGATCAAGTAACACAGCAACCACAAACATTTCCAACGATCCTCTTCTTTCATCATTTGGCCTGAGCTTCGCAACATCAGATGCACTGGAACCATCAAAAGCACCATCTTCTATTCCAGATGCTGCCTCAGTGCGTAAAGAGACACCAACTCAGCCTTGGGAATCAAG TATTGATTCGTCTCTCACGTGCGAGGAAAGGGAACAAAAGCGGAAACAAGCCACTGACAGAGCAACGTTTGTGCAAGGCCTGGTGCTCTCAACTCTATTTGGAGACTGA